The following nucleotide sequence is from Chloroflexota bacterium.
CGCCTCTGTGAGGCCGTATAAAGGAGGGTGGAGAAACGTATGGACATCCAATGGTTTGGACACTCGTGTTTTCGGCTCCGCACTCGCGGCGCAACGGTGATCACCGACCCTTGTGGGCCTGAGACAGGCTATGAAATACCCCGCATGCGGGCGGATATTGTAACAGTCAGCCACGAACACGAGGATCACAACTACTGTCGTATCGTTGCAGGCGATCCCAAAATCCTCCGCGGACCGGGAGAATACGAGATCAAAGGGATCTTCATCGTCGGTATTTCCACCTACCATGATCGGAAAAAAGGTCAGGAGCGGGGCAAGAACACAGTTTTTACGTTCGAGATGGATGGCCTTCGCATCTGTCACTTAGGCGACTTAGGACATGTGCCTTCTCAAGAGCAGATTGAGGAACTGAGTGATGTGTCGGTGCTACTCATCCCAGTGGGCGGTGGGACCACGATCAACGCAGCACAGGCTGCTGAGGTGGTGAGTCTGCTGGAACCCAATATTGTCATCCCAATGCACTATTCTACCAAAGACCTGGCCATGAGACTAGATCCAGTGAGCAAGTTTCTGGCAGAGATGGGCCAGGAAGGCGTAAAGCCTCAGGAGATGTTGCAAGTGCAAGCGGGAAACATGCCAGAGGAGACCCAGGTCGTTTTGCTGGAATACAAACATTAGCGATCGTCACATCTTACATCCAGGCGGAACAGGGAGGAGAACCTTTGAAGCGGGTCAGCATAATCATAGGCTTGGCTGTGCTCCTGTTGGCTCTTAGCGCCTGTGGAGGCGAACCGTCCCCGACGCCTGAGGGCGACCCTCAGGCCTATATCCAGCAGGGCAAAGCATTGTTGGACCAGGGGAAGGTGGAGGAGGCCATTGCTCTGTTTGAGACGGCGGTGAAGATTGATCCTAACTCCATCGAAGGTCATTTTCGACTAGGCAATGCCTATTATGAGCAAGGGCGTCTGAACGACGCTGCAGCTCAGTTCCAAGCGGCTATCCGCCTCGACCCAAACAGGGCCGACGCTATCTCCAACTTAGGGGTGGTTTACTATCAGCAGGGACAACTTGATAATGCCATCCGTGAATTCAAACGGGCTTTGGAAATCACTCCCAATGACGCTGAAATACACTATGATTTGGGCGCAGCATACGTGCAGCAACAGCGATTGGATGACGCAGTGAGCGAGTTTCAGGAGGCACTGCGCATAAACCCAAACCTGCCGGAGCCCTATTTTGGGCTGGGGACCGTTCACAAGTTGCGAGGCGAAAAGGAGGAAGCGATCGCTGCGCTCCAACGGTTCATAGAACTCAGTGATAGCCCACAATTTCGCGCTGCGGCGGAAAGTATGCTCAACGAGTTGCGTAGCCAATAGCCTCTTCTACTTTTGCTGTCAGCACTCATTAGGAAAGTCAATGCTGGCTTTCTGAGGTTGCGATGGATGCAATGCCACAAAAGACAGTCTTGCGTAATGGTCTTCGGGTATGGATAACACCGATGCCACAAACTCGCTCCGTGAGTGTAGCGGTCTTCGTGGCGGTGGGTTCACGCTATGAGCCCGACGAAATGGCCGGTGCTTCACATTTCGTGGAGCATATGCTCTTCAAAGGCACAGAACGCAGACCGAACGCCCAGGATATCGCGAAGACTATCGAGGGTGTCGGTGGGATGATGAACGCTAGTACAGGTCGTGAATTGACCGTCTACTGGACCAAGGTCACACCATCCCATTTCCCTCTGGCCCTAGATCTACTCATTGATATGCTCCGCCATTCGCTCTTCGACGAAACCGAGACGGAGAAAGAGCGGTCTGTCATTATTGAGGAGATCAACAACACCCTTGACACACCCAGTGAGTGGGTGGGTGATTTAGTGAATGCGCTCCTCTGGCCGAATCATCCTGTGGGGCGGGATGTGGCTGGAACACGAGAAAGCGTTAGCAGGCTTTCCAGAGACGCTTTGCTGAACTATCAAGCCAGCGGATATGTGCCGGCCAACGCTGTAGTAAGTATCGCAGGAGCCATTCAGTATGAGGATGCTGTAAAGGAGGTTGAAACCTTCTTGGGCGACTGGTCCGGCATGCCCACTTGCTCTGCGCCACCAGTCACGGATGCTACGGGAGGGTTCCGTCTAAAGATCGGACACAAGGTGACGGAGCAAGCGCACTTCTGTCTCGGCGTGCGTGCACTACCGCGTCTTCACCCTGACCGTTTCACTTTGATGGTGTTGAACACCATCCTGGGCGAGGGCATGAGCTCACGGCTTTTTGTCGAAATCCGGGAAAAGCGAGGTCTGGCCTATGACGTTGGCTCTTATGTCAATTATATGAGTGACACGGGGTCCCTTGTGATTCACGCTGGTGTCCCTGTACCAAAGGCTCCTGCAGCAATAGAGGCTTGCATTCAAGAGATGGTTAGGCTCAAGGAGGAACTCGTTACACCGACCGAATTGGAGCGCGCTATAGAATATGCAAAAGGGCACCTGTTGCTCAGTCTGGAAGATACCCTCGCTAATGCCTCCTGGGTAGGCCGCCAAGAAGTACTCGACCACGAGGTACTTTCTGTAGATGATGTGGTGGCTCGCATCCAAGCCGTGACTGCTGAGGAGATCCACCGCGTGGCCACAACCCTATTCACGACCGAAGCGCTCCGGCTCGCCGTGGTCGGACCCTTCGAGGATGAAGCGCCTTTCTACGCCGTATTGGGGTTGTAGAGACGGACCCGCTCGATTCGGATGGATTTGCAGAAAGCAACAACTATTGGTATAATATTTCTGAAAAAGGGCAAGTAGCTCAGTTGGTCAGAGCGCCACGTTGACATCGTGGAGGTCGTAGGTTCGAGTCCTATCTTGCCCACTCATTGGATTGATCATGAGCCACCGTCCTAACTGCGGTGGTTTTTCTTCTAATGGGCGTAAGGCGAAGGAAACAATGCCCACGGCACTTCGGAAGGTTGGCGACCGATGAATATCCTAGAGCGGTTGGCAAGCATCCCTCTTTTCCAGGATTTGACGGACGAGGAACTTCGCCTGCTTGCCTCCATTGCCAGAAGAGAGAGATACGCCAAGGGCAGTAAACTCTGTCACCAGGGCGAACTCGGCACAACGTTCTATATCTTCGATTCTGGGGAGGCGCAAGTGCGCCGCTTTGACATCCAGACAGGCGCTGAAGAGCCGGTGGGCTATAAGCGCCCTGGCGATTTCTTTGGAGAGACCTCATTGCTGCTGGGTGAGCCCCGTGATGCTACTGTGCGCATCACGGCTGACGCTGAGGTCATCTGCATCAATAAGACAGAGTTCGATGCCTTGCGGGAAGAACACTCCCGTCTCTTTAAGAATTTGCGGCTGAGCCCCTCGGTACGCAGGAAATTGGAATTGCGGCGTTTCCCTTGGATGGAACCTGGCGAGACCACGGCCGAATTCGCGCGAAAACACTGGTGGGTTCTCGTTCAGTTGTTGTTCAAGCCCCTGATTGCGCTGCTTTTGACTGCGATTGTTCTACTCCTCCTCAGTCACATTGTCCCCAGTTGGTCTGCAGCGTTTCTCGTCCTTCTCCTCATCTCTGCGGCCGTATTGTTGGGGTACCCAATATTAGACTGGCGAAATGATTACTACGTGGTGACAAACAAGCGGGTTGTACACGAGGAAGTGCAGTTGTTCGTCTCTCAGACGCGTGACGAGGCTCCGCTGGATAAAATACAAAACGTTACTGTGGAGAGGAGGGCTTTGGGGAATCTGATAGGGTTCGGCGATGTGGTCATCCAGACTGCTGGGCCTCGCGGACTCATTATGTTTCGCTATCTATGCAAACCCGAGCAGATGATGCAAAGCATCTTTGAGGAGATGAACCGGGCCAAAGCACGAGCTCGGGCTGAGGAACGACGGGAAATCCGGCAGGAACTGCAACGGCAATTCGGTTGGTCCGAAGAGGCTCCTCCGGCACCTATCGAACCACGTAGGCGATATGTAAAAGAATTGAGCCCGCTAGGACGTGTTCTCCTGCGGATACCGCACCCGTGGGTCCGTTCAGAAGTGGGAGAAACTGTGACTTGGCGCAAGCATCCCGTCTTTCTCCTACAAAACATCGCCTTTCCTCTGCTGGGTTTAGTAGCGCTTGTAGCAGTGGCGGCTTTGGTCGGGAAGATACACGACTCACCTGGACCAGGCTTCTGGCTGGGTTATATGTTGGTGGTGGCTATTGTAGTCTTTCTGCTGTGGTATCAATATGTGGATTGGGGCAACGATATTTACATGGTCACCGCTGATGCGCTGATCGATGTGGAGAAAAAGCCGCTCTTTGGAGCGGAACAGCGCCGACGCGCTGGTTTGGAAATGGTGCAGAATATCTCTCTCGATATACCCGGTGTATGGGGTATGCTCCTCGATTTTGGCGACGTCGTTATTCAAACGGCGGGAGTAGAGGGATCGTTGATTTTCACCCGGGTTTCGAATCCTCGCGAGGTCCAGGCTGATATCGTCAGTCATATAGAGGCCTTCCGCGAGCGGCAAGCGCGTGCCGAGGCAGAGCGGCGTCGGGCAGAATTATCGGATTGGTTTGTTGCTTACCGAGAAATCTTGGAACAGAAAGAACGAAGTCAAGCGTCCCAGGCGAAGGACAAGAGGAAGTCTGACATGGAAAGAAAATGAGGGGATCACTGCACCTGATCCCCTCGCTTCTGGGCCCGTATGTTAGCCTTTCGCTACCCGCCGTCGCTGCCACCAACGCCAAACCGACCAGAGGACCAAGACAGGCACGAGCAGTATCAGCAGAATTGGTACGCCATAGACCAAGGCCCATATCACCACGTTCGCGAGAACTTTAAGGGTGTTCACCAAAGCTCGGGCCGCATTACGTAGCGTGCGCCCAGGGTCCCAGCCGGGCTCCACCACTGGCTTTTCCAATTCCTCGGGAATGAGATCCACAGTGATAGTTGCCAAGGCCGTCATATTCTCCAAATACTGCTTGCGTCCTTGGAGCGTCTCAATCTGGCCGCGAATGTTCACTAGTTCGCGATGGACAGCCAGAATATCCTCAGCCTTGGTAGAACGTTCGCGCACGGTGCGGAGCAGTTCCAGGAGCTCGTTCTCTGTGGCTTGTAGATTACGCAACTGGGACTGTAAGTCGGTGTACTCCTCGGTAACATCTTGACCGGAGATATTCTCCTGTTCTACTCTAGTTGCCAGTGCTTTGATGCGATCCAGGGCTGTATCCAGTGACTTGGCGGGCACGCGTATGGTCACTTGGGCCCGTACCACTTCGCCTTGGTACCAGGAATTGGATTGCGAAATGTAACCGCCCAAGTTGACAGCAATCTCCTTGACGTTGTCGAGGGCAGCCATCGCATCTTTGACCACGATCGAGAGATTGGCGGTACTCACGATCATCCGCTCCTCGGACGGCGGAATGGCTCCGGCGTCGTAGGAGATCCCAGGCTTGGGCGCAGTTGCGGCCTGCTCCGCTAAGCCTCTTGCGGCGGGCGGCGCTGGTGTAGGCACCGCCACGGACTTTGACAACAGAGGGGCGCACGACGCCATTCCCAGGATTAGAGCCAACGTGATACCAAGATAACCCCATTTCTTTGCGTGCATGTTGCTTGTTTCCTTTCCCCTATGTAGTTGTTCGTCACAGGTGTATTAGGGACGTCTGCAAGATGGAGAGTGTTCCTGTGAAGGCCATTTACCAGCCAAAGGTAAGCCGCATGGCCAGCCGATGGGGCAGGCCAGACTCTTTCATTTTCCGCTGGGTGCTCTCGATATCATAGGGGACACGGCGGTATTCCACGGTGCACGCGTCCATATCCAAGAGCATATAACTGGCGCGGGGATCTCCATCTCGCGGTTGGCCCACGCTGCCGGGATTGATGATCCAACGTCCTTCTGCAAGGACAATAGGCTCACCGATACTGGGTATGATCACCTCAATATCTTCCCCTTCTGCTCGGTGGCGAAAAATCAGGGGCACATGGGTGTGCCCTACCAGGCAATAGGGCGTGGTGAAATAGGCGAAGTTTTGCTCAGCAGAATAAGGATGAGATATGTACTCCCAGATAGGGTATCGAGGGCTGCCGTGCACAATAGTGAACCCTTTTTCAACTACACGTTCTCCCAGATCTGTCAGAAACTGCCAGTTAGCGGCGGAGAGTTGCTTTCGTGTCCACAAACAGGCACGCATGGCGTCAGGATTGAAATCGGAGATGTCCAGTTTGTTGATAGCGGCC
It contains:
- a CDS encoding MBL fold metallo-hydrolase, coding for MDIQWFGHSCFRLRTRGATVITDPCGPETGYEIPRMRADIVTVSHEHEDHNYCRIVAGDPKILRGPGEYEIKGIFIVGISTYHDRKKGQERGKNTVFTFEMDGLRICHLGDLGHVPSQEQIEELSDVSVLLIPVGGGTTINAAQAAEVVSLLEPNIVIPMHYSTKDLAMRLDPVSKFLAEMGQEGVKPQEMLQVQAGNMPEETQVVLLEYKH
- a CDS encoding tetratricopeptide repeat protein, with the protein product MKRVSIIIGLAVLLLALSACGGEPSPTPEGDPQAYIQQGKALLDQGKVEEAIALFETAVKIDPNSIEGHFRLGNAYYEQGRLNDAAAQFQAAIRLDPNRADAISNLGVVYYQQGQLDNAIREFKRALEITPNDAEIHYDLGAAYVQQQRLDDAVSEFQEALRINPNLPEPYFGLGTVHKLRGEKEEAIAALQRFIELSDSPQFRAAAESMLNELRSQ
- a CDS encoding insulinase family protein; amino-acid sequence: MPQTRSVSVAVFVAVGSRYEPDEMAGASHFVEHMLFKGTERRPNAQDIAKTIEGVGGMMNASTGRELTVYWTKVTPSHFPLALDLLIDMLRHSLFDETETEKERSVIIEEINNTLDTPSEWVGDLVNALLWPNHPVGRDVAGTRESVSRLSRDALLNYQASGYVPANAVVSIAGAIQYEDAVKEVETFLGDWSGMPTCSAPPVTDATGGFRLKIGHKVTEQAHFCLGVRALPRLHPDRFTLMVLNTILGEGMSSRLFVEIREKRGLAYDVGSYVNYMSDTGSLVIHAGVPVPKAPAAIEACIQEMVRLKEELVTPTELERAIEYAKGHLLLSLEDTLANASWVGRQEVLDHEVLSVDDVVARIQAVTAEEIHRVATTLFTTEALRLAVVGPFEDEAPFYAVLGL
- a CDS encoding cyclic nucleotide-binding domain-containing protein; translation: MNILERLASIPLFQDLTDEELRLLASIARRERYAKGSKLCHQGELGTTFYIFDSGEAQVRRFDIQTGAEEPVGYKRPGDFFGETSLLLGEPRDATVRITADAEVICINKTEFDALREEHSRLFKNLRLSPSVRRKLELRRFPWMEPGETTAEFARKHWWVLVQLLFKPLIALLLTAIVLLLLSHIVPSWSAAFLVLLLISAAVLLGYPILDWRNDYYVVTNKRVVHEEVQLFVSQTRDEAPLDKIQNVTVERRALGNLIGFGDVVIQTAGPRGLIMFRYLCKPEQMMQSIFEEMNRAKARARAEERREIRQELQRQFGWSEEAPPAPIEPRRRYVKELSPLGRVLLRIPHPWVRSEVGETVTWRKHPVFLLQNIAFPLLGLVALVAVAALVGKIHDSPGPGFWLGYMLVVAIVVFLLWYQYVDWGNDIYMVTADALIDVEKKPLFGAEQRRRAGLEMVQNISLDIPGVWGMLLDFGDVVIQTAGVEGSLIFTRVSNPREVQADIVSHIEAFRERQARAEAERRRAELSDWFVAYREILEQKERSQASQAKDKRKSDMERK
- a CDS encoding DUF4349 domain-containing protein → MHAKKWGYLGITLALILGMASCAPLLSKSVAVPTPAPPAARGLAEQAATAPKPGISYDAGAIPPSEERMIVSTANLSIVVKDAMAALDNVKEIAVNLGGYISQSNSWYQGEVVRAQVTIRVPAKSLDTALDRIKALATRVEQENISGQDVTEEYTDLQSQLRNLQATENELLELLRTVRERSTKAEDILAVHRELVNIRGQIETLQGRKQYLENMTALATITVDLIPEELEKPVVEPGWDPGRTLRNAARALVNTLKVLANVVIWALVYGVPILLILLVPVLVLWSVWRWWQRRRVAKG
- a CDS encoding metallophosphoesterase family protein, whose product is MRYLIISDIHSNLAALQAVLADTPPFDEVWCLGDVVGYGPDPNECTEMVKELSLRCVAGNHDWAAINKLDISDFNPDAMRACLWTRKQLSAANWQFLTDLGERVVEKGFTIVHGSPRYPIWEYISHPYSAEQNFAYFTTPYCLVGHTHVPLIFRHRAEGEDIEVIIPSIGEPIVLAEGRWIINPGSVGQPRDGDPRASYMLLDMDACTVEYRRVPYDIESTQRKMKESGLPHRLAMRLTFGW